A single genomic interval of Zunongwangia sp. HGR-M22 harbors:
- a CDS encoding 2OG-Fe(II) oxygenase produces MTEELFEQLDFKLNQQYETIIDDLLEKQYCIVDDFFENEEISRLRGALISQYQEDQFKKSAIGNRTNELVEKAIRGDFILWMNEAEAGETEKIFFNKINNLVHYLNRTCFMGILHKEFHYAVYPKGTFYKRHLDTFQNDSRRKLSIVSYLNDDSWENTNGGELVIYKKDGNEEVIYPLPGRVVIFESQILEHEVKEVKNSERLSITGWLKTR; encoded by the coding sequence TTGACAGAAGAACTTTTTGAGCAGCTAGATTTCAAGTTAAATCAGCAGTACGAGACAATAATTGATGATTTGCTGGAAAAGCAATATTGTATAGTGGACGATTTTTTTGAAAATGAAGAAATTAGCCGCTTAAGAGGAGCTTTAATATCCCAATATCAGGAAGATCAATTCAAAAAATCGGCTATTGGAAATCGCACCAACGAGCTTGTTGAAAAAGCCATTCGTGGTGATTTTATTTTATGGATGAACGAAGCTGAAGCCGGCGAAACCGAAAAGATTTTCTTCAATAAAATCAATAATCTTGTCCATTACCTAAATAGGACTTGTTTTATGGGGATTTTGCACAAAGAATTTCATTATGCGGTGTACCCAAAAGGCACGTTTTACAAGCGACATTTAGATACATTTCAAAACGATTCTCGTCGTAAATTGTCGATTGTAAGCTATTTAAACGATGATAGCTGGGAAAATACAAACGGTGGCGAGCTGGTGATTTATAAGAAAGACGGTAACGAGGAAGTTATTTACCCATTGCCGGGCAGAGTGGTGATTTTCGAGAGTCAGATTTTAGAACACGAAGTAAAAGAAGTCAAAAACTCTGAGCGTTTAAGCATTACCGGTTGGCTTAAAACCCGTTAA